Proteins co-encoded in one Candidatus Thiodictyon syntrophicum genomic window:
- the gvpA gene encoding gas vesicle structural protein GvpA, with protein sequence MAKVANSTDSSSLAEVVDRILDKGIVIDAWLKVSLVGIELLAVEARVVIASVETYLKYAEAIGLTAPAAAPA encoded by the coding sequence ATGGCAAAAGTCGCCAACTCCACCGATTCCTCCAGCCTGGCCGAAGTTGTTGACCGCATTCTGGACAAGGGCATCGTGATTGATGCGTGGTTGAAGGTCTCGCTCGTCGGTATCGAGCTGCTCGCCGTGGAAGCCCGTGTGGTCATCGCCTCGGTTGAGACCTACCTGAAGTATGCCGAAGCGATTGGCCTCACCGCCCCGGCGGCGGCGCCGGCCTGA
- a CDS encoding DUF3313 domain-containing protein has protein sequence MPLKTLLTPIALAALLLTGGCATTHGGGHRAAYADFLSQPERLRPAPNASGALVWIDPGAELARYQRFLIEPIQVRLADDAAYKTVDPAELKALADYLQQAITKALGPTYQVVSKPGPGVLKLRIAITDLVPTKPAYSVAALVVPYATVADLASGPVAGRPAGSTAYLGRTGIAGMLIDAQNQQVVAEYADNRVGRKYVVDTSGGLTGAVTTGVGDYVKSYSTWAYARQAFDGWAGDLRRWLDGVHRRPD, from the coding sequence ATGCCCTTGAAGACCTTGCTGACCCCGATCGCGCTGGCGGCCCTGCTGCTGACGGGGGGCTGCGCGACCACCCACGGCGGCGGCCACCGGGCGGCCTACGCGGACTTTCTGAGCCAGCCGGAGCGGTTGCGCCCCGCACCCAATGCGAGCGGGGCGCTGGTGTGGATCGACCCCGGGGCGGAGTTGGCGCGCTACCAGCGGTTCCTGATCGAGCCCATCCAGGTCCGGCTGGCTGACGACGCCGCCTACAAGACGGTCGATCCCGCTGAGTTGAAGGCCCTGGCCGATTACCTGCAGCAGGCGATCACCAAGGCCCTGGGCCCCACCTACCAGGTGGTCAGCAAACCCGGCCCCGGGGTGCTGAAGCTGCGCATTGCCATCACCGACCTGGTACCGACCAAGCCCGCCTATAGTGTGGCCGCACTGGTGGTCCCCTATGCCACGGTCGCCGACCTGGCGTCCGGTCCGGTGGCCGGCCGCCCCGCGGGTTCCACCGCCTACCTGGGTCGCACCGGCATCGCCGGGATGCTGATCGACGCCCAGAACCAGCAGGTGGTCGCGGAGTACGCGGACAACCGGGTTGGGCGCAAATATGTGGTCGATACCAGCGGGGGTCTCACCGGCGCCGTCACGACCGGGGTTGGGGACTATGTGAAGTCCTATTCCACCTGGGCCTATGCGCGCCAGGCCTTCGACGGCTGGGCGGGGGATCTGCGCCGCTGGCTGGACGGGGTCCACCGGCGTCCGGACTGA
- a CDS encoding GspH/FimT family pseudopilin, whose protein sequence is MTATHRRRRGFTLIELMVTLLVLIILLALGVPAFADLLSRTKLTSTANTLLAHLQYARSSAVKRGVGRVAVGPCNVAAQCTDNANWPADQLWQGGYMVATVDTASPPNILQVLRRVDAAELAAVTIDKNGTSPRFFFHPDGSAGGAATITLCDRRTPSFGRAVIVDAVGRARVAQYAPGGVALQCPP, encoded by the coding sequence ATGACAGCAACGCATCGCCGCCGCCGCGGATTCACCCTGATCGAACTGATGGTCACCTTGCTGGTGCTGATCATCCTCCTGGCACTTGGGGTTCCGGCCTTCGCCGACCTCCTCTCCCGCACCAAACTGACCAGTACCGCCAACACCCTGTTGGCCCATCTCCAGTATGCCCGCTCCAGCGCGGTCAAACGCGGGGTTGGCCGGGTCGCCGTGGGACCCTGCAACGTTGCCGCACAATGCACGGACAACGCCAACTGGCCAGCGGATCAACTGTGGCAGGGCGGGTACATGGTCGCGACCGTCGACACCGCGTCGCCGCCCAATATTCTGCAAGTGCTACGGCGCGTGGACGCGGCCGAACTGGCCGCCGTGACGATCGACAAGAACGGCACCTCGCCGCGCTTTTTCTTCCATCCCGATGGTTCGGCAGGCGGTGCGGCAACCATCACGCTCTGCGATCGACGTACTCCCAGCTTCGGGCGTGCCGTGATCGTCGATGCCGTGGGGCGTGCCCGGGTCGCACAGTATGCGCCCGGCGGTGTGGCACTCCAGTGCCCCCCGTAA
- a CDS encoding GvpL/GvpF family gas vesicle protein, with the protein MPEANKEATAAGRYIYAIIPDQGPLTLGPIGLEEAPAYSIGDGQVAAVVSAVKAARIRPQRRNMAAHQEVLKQLLQQVTPLPAAFGLVADDDAAIARILKDNSKVFLEQLKRVEGSVEMGLRMTWDVPNIFEFFVGTHGELRELRDNFFRDGGKLTQDEMITLGSRFERLLDEDRENYTEQVETVLRTCCREIKRNKCRVETEIMNLACLVPRADLERFEQAVQQAAHPFDDNYAFDFNGPWAPHNFVEMDIRL; encoded by the coding sequence ATGCCAGAGGCAAACAAAGAGGCCACCGCGGCCGGACGTTATATCTACGCGATCATCCCCGATCAGGGCCCCCTGACCCTGGGGCCGATCGGGCTGGAGGAGGCGCCGGCCTACAGCATCGGGGATGGGCAGGTGGCCGCGGTCGTCAGTGCCGTGAAGGCCGCGCGTATCCGCCCGCAGCGCCGCAACATGGCGGCGCACCAGGAGGTGCTGAAGCAACTGCTGCAACAGGTGACGCCGCTGCCCGCCGCCTTCGGACTGGTGGCGGACGATGACGCGGCGATCGCGCGCATCCTGAAAGACAACAGCAAGGTCTTCCTGGAGCAGTTGAAACGGGTCGAGGGCAGTGTCGAGATGGGTCTGCGCATGACCTGGGATGTGCCCAACATCTTCGAGTTCTTCGTCGGTACCCACGGCGAGTTGCGGGAACTGCGCGACAATTTCTTCCGCGACGGCGGCAAGCTGACCCAGGATGAAATGATCACCCTGGGCAGCCGCTTCGAGCGCCTGCTCGACGAGGACCGGGAGAACTACACCGAGCAGGTCGAGACGGTGCTGCGTACCTGTTGCCGTGAGATCAAGCGCAACAAGTGCCGGGTCGAAACCGAGATCATGAACCTGGCCTGCCTGGTGCCGCGGGCGGACCTGGAGCGGTTCGAGCAGGCGGTGCAGCAGGCGGCGCACCCCTTCGACGACAACTACGCCTTCGATTTCAACGGCCCTTGGGCGCCCCACAACTTCGTGGAGATGGATATCCGGCTTTAA
- a CDS encoding EF-hand domain-containing protein, with protein sequence MNHKTRMLVLSLAITAACAVQPALAESENVIVGGPLPFTAYDRDGNGSISAQEFNRVHEQQTSERAAAGAPMGGVANTTTFAVFDRNSDGQVTAAEFTTVQPPAPASGPGTQGSGPQMGLSDGGGVGMAGALPAFADLDENHDGGLSASEFNDARANRVVEKSQQGLPIGSLRNAPTFEAIDLNGDGRISAEEFAVVQTQHSQPQPQR encoded by the coding sequence ATGAACCACAAGACCCGGATGCTTGTCCTTAGCCTGGCGATAACCGCCGCTTGCGCGGTCCAGCCCGCGCTGGCCGAGTCGGAGAACGTCATCGTCGGCGGCCCGCTGCCGTTCACCGCCTACGACCGGGATGGTAACGGCAGTATCAGTGCGCAAGAGTTCAACCGCGTTCACGAGCAGCAGACCAGTGAGCGTGCGGCGGCCGGCGCGCCCATGGGCGGCGTCGCCAACACGACGACCTTCGCGGTCTTTGACCGCAATAGCGATGGCCAGGTGACGGCCGCCGAATTCACCACGGTTCAGCCGCCCGCGCCGGCGAGTGGTCCCGGGACCCAGGGGTCCGGCCCGCAGATGGGGCTCAGTGATGGCGGCGGGGTCGGCATGGCAGGGGCACTGCCCGCCTTCGCCGATCTCGATGAGAATCACGACGGCGGCCTCAGTGCGTCTGAATTCAATGACGCACGGGCCAACCGCGTCGTGGAGAAGTCACAACAGGGCTTGCCGATCGGGAGTCTGCGCAATGCCCCGACCTTCGAGGCGATCGATCTCAATGGCGACGGACGGATCAGCGCGGAGGAATTCGCCGTGGTCCAGACCCAGCATTCGCAGCCGCAGCCCCAACGCTGA
- a CDS encoding DUF4062 domain-containing protein, with product MIRTRLFVSTVSTELASARRLVADTLRRLGFDTVTQDDFPTGHGELRAWLEQQIAGCEGVFQMVGSAYGREPPLSDAPGRPWPDPAFGRCSYTQFELLYAQRLRKRTWVIEVGPGCRRDREPAQLDLPPVRDGAPPHPDPAGYQAERRALQLAYVERLRAANHLRHRVDSDAELENRVLRLKDELAQLRARQERHQRRLGWGLGGVFATLLLVGGGLLWSNHWNTTTIVAQTAAQQQITTERIRAHLLTAVEDAYRRDLQAAETVADWQAREQQRQAAAAQRAAQVARIEDLAASFAAIEARGEASGVFTELTRILKEQGVDPALAYVAAKRVGILDQVRNRQAAARQRNRDDLQPLLTSAGLYAAKGEAEPARALYQEVLELEPEWPTALDGNLRFLIAQGDLAVVRGRLPDAGRDFAQAKALAERLAGLEPDNREWQHNLGMCLERIGNTKTAQGDLAGALADYGQSLATAERLAAADPSNADWQRDLAVSHYRLGKIADRQGCEDLLRQHWGEVLTIFAAMQQRGLHVSPEDLAGLEKIRARVQGAAR from the coding sequence TTGATCAGAACGCGTCTGTTCGTCTCCACCGTCAGCACCGAGCTCGCCAGTGCCCGCCGTCTGGTCGCGGACACCCTGCGCAGGCTCGGCTTCGACACCGTGACGCAGGACGACTTTCCCACCGGCCACGGCGAGCTGCGGGCTTGGCTGGAGCAGCAGATCGCGGGCTGCGAGGGCGTCTTCCAAATGGTCGGCAGCGCCTACGGCCGCGAACCGCCCCTGAGCGACGCCCCCGGGCGCCCCTGGCCTGACCCCGCCTTCGGGCGCTGTTCCTACACCCAGTTCGAGTTGCTCTACGCCCAGCGTCTGCGCAAGCGCACCTGGGTCATCGAGGTCGGCCCCGGCTGCCGGCGCGACCGCGAACCGGCGCAACTCGACCTGCCGCCGGTGCGCGACGGCGCGCCCCCGCACCCGGACCCCGCCGGCTACCAGGCCGAGCGCCGCGCCCTGCAACTGGCCTATGTCGAGCGCCTGCGCGCCGCCAACCACCTGCGCCATCGCGTCGACAGCGATGCCGAACTCGAAAACCGCGTGCTCCGGCTCAAGGACGAACTGGCGCAACTGCGCGCGCGGCAGGAGCGCCACCAGCGCCGGCTCGGCTGGGGTCTGGGCGGCGTCTTCGCCACGCTGCTGCTGGTCGGGGGCGGCCTGCTGTGGTCCAACCACTGGAACACGACGACCATCGTCGCACAGACCGCGGCCCAGCAGCAGATCACCACCGAGCGCATCCGCGCCCACCTCCTGACCGCGGTCGAAGACGCCTACCGCCGCGACCTCCAAGCGGCCGAGACCGTCGCCGACTGGCAGGCGCGCGAGCAACAACGCCAGGCCGCCGCGGCCCAGCGGGCGGCCCAGGTCGCCCGCATCGAGGACCTGGCCGCCTCCTTCGCCGCGATCGAGGCGCGCGGCGAGGCGAGCGGCGTGTTCACCGAACTCACCCGCATCCTGAAGGAACAGGGCGTCGATCCGGCCCTCGCCTATGTCGCCGCCAAGCGCGTCGGCATCCTCGACCAGGTCCGCAACCGCCAGGCCGCGGCACGGCAGCGCAACCGCGACGATTTGCAACCACTGCTCACCAGCGCCGGGCTCTATGCCGCCAAGGGCGAGGCCGAACCCGCGCGGGCGCTGTACCAGGAGGTGCTGGAACTGGAGCCGGAGTGGCCGACGGCACTCGATGGCAACCTGCGGTTCCTGATCGCGCAGGGCGACCTTGCGGTGGTCCGCGGTCGTCTGCCCGATGCGGGGCGGGACTTTGCGCAGGCCAAGGCCCTGGCCGAGCGGCTGGCCGGGCTGGAGCCGGACAATCGCGAGTGGCAGCATAACCTTGGGATGTGTCTGGAGCGCATCGGCAACACCAAGACCGCGCAGGGCGACCTCGCGGGCGCGCTGGCGGACTACGGGCAGTCCCTCGCTACCGCTGAGCGCCTGGCCGCCGCGGACCCGAGCAACGCCGACTGGCAGCGCGACCTGGCCGTGTCCCACTACAGGCTCGGCAAGATTGCCGACCGGCAGGGGTGCGAAGACCTGCTGCGGCAGCATTGGGGTGAGGTGCTCACGATCTTCGCGGCGATGCAGCAGCGGGGGCTGCATGTGTCGCCTGAGGACCTGGCGGGGTTGGAAAAGATTCGGGCGCGGGTGCAGGGTGCGGCGCGGTGA
- a CDS encoding EF-hand domain-containing protein has protein sequence MKHQTETITRGLILAIACLLLPGTLAAQAPAPPGPMTFSELDKNGDGAVTEQEFTTAHGAHMAARAAQGAPMRGAATAPTFADFDRNGDGRLTSEEFQAGRQALMQGRPGMGAGPGAGPGGGMGPGGRGMGMGRNMPVFAEFDLNGDGTLTETEFYEARAKRMAERAAQGYAMRNAGKAPAFSAIDTDGNGQVTPDEFAASQAAHRGQMMSQP, from the coding sequence ATGAAACACCAAACCGAAACGATCACCCGCGGCTTGATCCTGGCCATCGCCTGCCTGTTACTACCCGGCACCCTGGCGGCGCAGGCCCCGGCGCCACCCGGTCCCATGACCTTCTCCGAACTGGACAAGAACGGCGATGGGGCCGTTACCGAGCAGGAGTTCACGACCGCTCACGGGGCGCACATGGCCGCGCGCGCGGCCCAAGGCGCACCCATGCGTGGTGCGGCCACGGCGCCGACCTTCGCCGACTTCGATCGCAACGGCGACGGCCGCTTGACCAGCGAGGAGTTCCAGGCCGGACGCCAGGCGCTCATGCAGGGCCGTCCGGGGATGGGCGCGGGACCCGGGGCTGGCCCCGGCGGTGGTATGGGGCCTGGTGGTCGCGGAATGGGTATGGGCCGCAACATGCCGGTCTTCGCCGAGTTCGACCTCAACGGAGATGGCACTCTGACCGAAACGGAATTCTATGAGGCGCGGGCCAAGCGCATGGCCGAGCGTGCGGCCCAGGGGTATGCGATGCGCAATGCCGGCAAGGCACCTGCTTTCAGTGCTATCGACACCGACGGCAATGGCCAGGTGACGCCAGACGAATTCGCCGCCAGCCAGGCCGCGCATCGCGGGCAAATGATGTCGCAACCCTGA
- a CDS encoding Thivi_2564 family membrane protein gives MEHPSVALWLINNYIPMDGKIKTILNVVVVIVVVLWLLSLFGLLGSLSGLRVG, from the coding sequence ATTGAACACCCTAGCGTCGCCCTATGGCTGATCAACAACTATATCCCGATGGACGGGAAGATCAAGACGATCTTGAATGTGGTCGTCGTCATCGTCGTGGTACTGTGGCTGTTGTCGCTCTTTGGACTCTTGGGCTCCCTATCGGGGCTGCGGGTCGGATAG
- the gvpN gene encoding gas vesicle protein GvpN: MSVQNLQPASEVLTVNSDNVQPEASTEFVCTPLVESLADRASAYLDAGYPVHLAGPAGTGKTTLAFHAAAKRGRPVKLIHGNDEFGVADLVGQDNGYRRNTLVDNYIHSVVKTEEEVRTFWIDNRVTTACINGETLIYDEFNRSRPEVNNLFLSILGEGILNLPNRRHQGAGYLQVHPEFRVIFTSNPEEYAGTHKTQDALMDRMITMKIGHYDRETEIRVTQAKSGLPLSEVAIVVDIVRELREQSVNHHRPTLRACIAIARVMAARKLSARADNTFFRDICRDILDMDSAKVRRDGNSLTESPADEVIARISGRSRRPKAVEKGV; the protein is encoded by the coding sequence ATGAGCGTGCAGAATCTTCAACCGGCGTCCGAGGTCCTCACGGTGAACAGTGACAACGTGCAGCCCGAGGCGAGCACGGAGTTCGTCTGCACGCCATTGGTCGAATCCCTGGCCGACCGTGCCTCGGCCTATCTCGACGCCGGCTACCCGGTGCACCTGGCCGGTCCCGCCGGCACCGGCAAGACCACCCTGGCCTTTCATGCCGCCGCCAAGCGCGGGCGCCCGGTCAAGCTGATCCACGGCAACGACGAGTTCGGGGTCGCCGATCTGGTCGGCCAGGACAACGGCTACCGGCGCAACACCCTGGTGGACAACTACATCCACTCCGTGGTCAAGACCGAGGAAGAGGTCCGCACCTTCTGGATCGACAACCGGGTCACCACCGCCTGTATCAACGGTGAGACCCTGATCTATGACGAATTCAACCGCTCCCGCCCGGAGGTCAACAACCTCTTCCTGAGCATCCTGGGCGAGGGCATCTTAAATCTCCCCAACCGGCGCCACCAGGGCGCGGGCTATCTCCAGGTCCACCCCGAGTTCCGGGTGATCTTCACCTCCAATCCGGAGGAATACGCGGGCACCCACAAGACGCAGGACGCCCTGATGGACCGCATGATCACCATGAAGATCGGTCACTATGACCGGGAGACCGAGATCCGCGTCACCCAGGCCAAGTCAGGCCTACCCCTGAGCGAGGTCGCCATCGTGGTCGACATCGTGCGCGAACTGCGCGAGCAAAGTGTCAACCACCATCGCCCGACCCTGCGCGCCTGTATCGCCATCGCGCGCGTGATGGCCGCCCGCAAGCTCAGCGCCCGGGCCGACAACACCTTCTTCCGCGATATCTGCCGCGACATCCTGGACATGGACTCCGCCAAGGTCCGGCGCGACGGCAACAGTCTGACCGAATCACCGGCCGACGAGGTGATCGCGCGCATCAGTGGCCGATCACGCCGACCCAAGGCCGTCGAGAAGGGGGTTTGA
- a CDS encoding UPF0175 family protein encodes MSRVAFDIPAEIALQLGADDRQAGIALRMMAAIKLFELGRLSCGAAAELAGVPQPLFLARLGDYGVAAFDLTADELAHDIANA; translated from the coding sequence ATGTCCCGCGTCGCCTTCGATATCCCCGCGGAAATCGCCCTGCAGCTGGGTGCCGATGACCGTCAGGCCGGCATCGCGTTGCGCATGATGGCCGCCATCAAGCTCTTTGAACTGGGACGGCTGTCCTGCGGGGCCGCGGCGGAACTGGCGGGCGTGCCGCAACCGCTGTTCCTCGCGAGGCTGGGCGATTACGGCGTTGCGGCGTTCGATCTCACCGCGGATGAACTGGCGCACGATATCGCCAATGCCTGA
- a CDS encoding pyridoxal phosphate-dependent aminotransferase — MTIKLAARVQAVKPSATLAVDARAKALKAAGKDVVGLGAGEPDFDTPDHIKEAAVAAIHQGFTKYTAVDGMPSLKAAVVAKFKRENALDYAPEQVLVSCGGKQSFFNLALAVVDPGDEVVIPAPYWVSYPDIVLLAGGAPVLVHAPAEQHFKISPAQLKAAMNDKTRLVVINSPSNPTGMSYSADELKALGAVLRNFPRALIATDDMYEHIRWDSAPFVNILNVCPDLAPRTLVLNGVSKAYAMTGWRIGYAGGPVEVIKAMTKIQSQSTSNPTSIAQVAAQAALEGPQDCIGVMTRAFKERHDHVVEQLNLIPGIECLPTDGTFYVFPRVQQAIERLAGVNNDLEFAEYLLEKVGVALVPGSAFGLAGHVRISIATSPSNLDQALERIGRAIG; from the coding sequence ATGACCATCAAGCTCGCCGCCCGCGTCCAGGCCGTCAAGCCCTCCGCCACCCTCGCCGTCGACGCCCGCGCCAAGGCCCTCAAAGCGGCGGGCAAGGACGTCGTCGGCCTGGGCGCCGGTGAGCCGGACTTCGACACCCCGGACCACATCAAGGAGGCGGCCGTGGCCGCGATCCACCAGGGGTTCACCAAATACACCGCGGTCGACGGGATGCCCAGCCTCAAGGCCGCGGTCGTCGCCAAGTTCAAGCGCGAAAACGCCCTGGACTATGCCCCGGAGCAGGTGCTGGTCTCCTGCGGCGGCAAGCAGAGCTTCTTCAACCTGGCGCTCGCGGTCGTCGACCCGGGCGACGAGGTGGTGATCCCGGCGCCCTACTGGGTCTCCTATCCGGATATCGTGCTGTTGGCCGGCGGGGCCCCGGTGCTGGTACACGCGCCGGCCGAGCAACACTTCAAGATCTCCCCGGCCCAGCTCAAGGCGGCGATGAACGACAAGACCCGGTTGGTGGTCATCAACAGCCCGTCCAACCCCACTGGGATGTCCTACAGCGCGGACGAATTGAAGGCCCTGGGCGCGGTGCTGCGCAACTTCCCGCGAGCCCTGATCGCCACCGACGACATGTACGAGCACATCCGCTGGGACTCGGCCCCCTTCGTCAACATCCTCAATGTGTGCCCGGACCTCGCCCCCCGCACCCTGGTGCTCAACGGCGTCTCGAAGGCCTATGCCATGACCGGCTGGCGCATCGGCTATGCCGGGGGCCCGGTCGAGGTCATCAAGGCCATGACCAAGATCCAGTCCCAGAGCACCTCCAACCCGACGTCCATCGCCCAGGTGGCGGCGCAGGCCGCGCTGGAAGGCCCCCAGGACTGCATCGGCGTGATGACCCGCGCCTTCAAGGAACGCCATGACCATGTGGTCGAGCAATTGAACCTGATCCCCGGCATCGAGTGCCTGCCCACGGACGGGACCTTCTATGTCTTCCCGCGGGTCCAGCAGGCCATCGAGCGGCTGGCCGGAGTCAACAACGACCTGGAGTTTGCCGAATATCTGCTGGAGAAGGTCGGGGTGGCCCTGGTGCCGGGCTCCGCCTTCGGGCTGGCCGGGCATGTGCGCATCTCGATTGCGACCAGCCCGAGCAACCTGGACCAGGCCCTGGAGCGGATCGGCAGGGCGATCGGGTAG
- a CDS encoding DUF2202 domain-containing protein has translation MAKGPNSPGASQIPVTVPSLSTVAADDLLKMREEEKVARDVYFKLYARWKTPVFSQIAASEQIHFDALGAKIRTYGLTDPALPGEGDFTNTDLQNAYDELSASGLTSPVQALTVGATIEDMDISDLQTAIADTDQAALKTTYQNLMEGSKNHLRAFVKLLRAAGVQYQPQYIDEALFDAIVGG, from the coding sequence ATGGCCAAGGGACCCAACAGCCCAGGCGCGTCGCAAATCCCGGTGACGGTCCCCAGCCTCAGCACTGTTGCCGCTGACGACTTGCTCAAGATGCGCGAAGAGGAAAAGGTCGCCCGCGATGTCTACTTCAAGCTCTACGCGCGCTGGAAGACACCAGTGTTCTCGCAGATCGCCGCCTCGGAGCAGATCCACTTCGATGCGCTCGGTGCTAAGATCCGGACCTACGGATTGACCGATCCCGCCCTGCCGGGAGAGGGCGACTTCACCAACACCGACTTGCAGAACGCCTATGACGAACTGTCGGCCAGCGGGTTGACGTCCCCGGTTCAGGCGCTGACGGTGGGTGCGACCATCGAGGATATGGACATCAGCGACCTGCAGACGGCCATCGCCGATACCGACCAGGCGGCGCTCAAGACCACCTACCAGAACCTCATGGAGGGGTCGAAGAACCACCTGCGTGCCTTTGTCAAGCTGCTGCGGGCAGCCGGCGTGCAATACCAGCCACAATACATCGACGAGGCGCTTTTCGACGCGATCGTTGGAGGATAA
- a CDS encoding DUF3368 domain-containing protein: MPEVIADTSPIQYLFQLDLLDLLPCLYGGILLPPAVRDALERGRALGVHLPTVADLPWIRIVEPQTRVLLPLASGLGAGEIQVMALAKETAGHLALLDDRRARRFADLLGVVYTGTLGVLLKAKRARMLDDLAPICDTLEDRGFRLSPAARRALLSLAGEPESPGP, encoded by the coding sequence ATGCCTGAGGTCATCGCCGACACCTCGCCGATCCAATACCTGTTCCAGCTTGACCTGCTGGACCTGTTGCCCTGTCTCTACGGGGGTATCTTGCTGCCGCCCGCGGTGCGCGACGCGTTGGAGCGGGGTCGGGCGCTGGGTGTCCATCTGCCGACGGTGGCGGACTTGCCGTGGATACGGATCGTCGAGCCCCAGACCCGGGTTCTGTTGCCGCTGGCCAGCGGGCTCGGCGCGGGGGAGATCCAGGTGATGGCCCTGGCCAAGGAAACGGCCGGGCACCTCGCGCTTCTCGACGACCGCCGTGCACGACGCTTCGCCGACCTGCTTGGGGTGGTCTACACGGGAACACTGGGCGTGCTGCTCAAGGCAAAGCGGGCGCGTATGCTGGACGACTTGGCGCCGATCTGCGACACACTAGAGGACCGGGGCTTTCGATTGTCACCTGCGGCGCGGCGCGCCCTGTTGTCGCTGGCTGGGGAGCCTGAATCGCCGGGGCCCTGA
- a CDS encoding radical SAM/SPASM domain-containing protein, whose product MSTKVFSLILLPTLQCNADCDYCFEVKTNDRLSLERLQELIDKVLDHLVEQDIAGLMIHWQGGEAMTLPPSWFARAQALIAAAAAARGRSVTHGLQTNMIGYSPKWNPVIREMFDNNVSTSLDYPNLYRRRRGQDAADYNAVWTRKVRLARAAGIEVGVIAVPNAATLELGAERFYRHFVDELGIRSFQVNTPFPGGESNQAKGLLPTGSAALIGFYIDLAEVWLARGERDGVRVGPFDELLAYFSGTPTVLPCIWTDDCANHILCIDARGHVAQCDCWVTSYPDYRFGNIFECASLSELLAASAVVERFHQRPMALVARDCIACDYLALCHGGCPVRAFSVHGTLFEKDPHCALYQALFGHLAGAAARQARASAAHSSGASGGGRGE is encoded by the coding sequence ATGAGTACCAAGGTCTTTTCACTGATCCTCCTCCCGACGCTCCAATGCAATGCTGACTGTGACTACTGCTTCGAGGTCAAGACCAACGACCGGCTGTCCCTGGAGCGCCTACAGGAACTGATCGACAAGGTATTGGATCATCTCGTCGAACAGGACATCGCCGGGCTCATGATCCACTGGCAGGGCGGTGAGGCCATGACCCTGCCGCCGTCCTGGTTCGCCCGGGCCCAGGCCCTGATCGCGGCGGCCGCCGCGGCGCGCGGGCGTAGCGTGACCCACGGATTGCAGACCAACATGATTGGTTACAGCCCGAAGTGGAATCCGGTGATCCGCGAGATGTTCGACAACAACGTCAGCACCTCACTGGACTATCCCAACCTCTACCGGCGCCGCCGGGGGCAGGACGCCGCCGACTACAACGCGGTCTGGACGCGCAAGGTGCGCCTGGCACGCGCCGCGGGCATCGAGGTGGGGGTTATCGCGGTGCCCAACGCGGCGACTCTGGAACTCGGCGCCGAGCGCTTCTACCGCCATTTCGTCGATGAACTCGGTATTCGCAGCTTTCAGGTCAATACGCCTTTTCCCGGGGGTGAGTCCAACCAGGCGAAGGGCCTGTTGCCGACGGGCAGCGCGGCGCTCATCGGCTTCTATATCGACCTGGCCGAGGTCTGGCTGGCGCGCGGCGAACGCGATGGGGTCCGGGTCGGCCCCTTCGATGAGCTATTGGCCTATTTCAGCGGAACGCCGACGGTCCTGCCCTGCATCTGGACCGACGACTGTGCCAATCACATTCTCTGTATCGACGCCCGCGGTCATGTCGCCCAGTGCGACTGTTGGGTCACGAGCTACCCGGACTACCGGTTCGGCAACATCTTCGAGTGCGCAAGCCTGAGCGAGTTGCTCGCCGCCAGTGCGGTCGTGGAGCGCTTTCACCAACGCCCCATGGCACTGGTCGCGCGTGACTGCATCGCCTGCGACTACCTGGCCCTGTGCCACGGCGGCTGCCCGGTGCGGGCCTTCTCGGTGCATGGGACCCTGTTTGAGAAGGACCCCCATTGCGCCCTCTATCAGGCCCTGTTCGGCCACCTGGCGGGCGCCGCGGCGCGGCAGGCCCGCGCGAGCGCGGCCCATAGCAGTGGGGCGTCGGGCGGGGGGCGAGGGGAGTGA